Proteins from one Salarias fasciatus chromosome 14, fSalaFa1.1, whole genome shotgun sequence genomic window:
- the sst1.1 gene encoding somatostatin 1, tandem duplicate 1, translating into MKMMKTRVSSARLRCLLLLLLALSASFSCSAAAPRDAKLRLLLHRSPPSSKQDLSRSSLAELLLSDLLQVENEAVEEDGFGPGDGQPEDVHVDLERAAGGGPLLAPRERKAGCKNFFWKTFTSC; encoded by the exons atgaagatgatgaagacgaGGGTCTCCTCCGCGCGCCTCCGctgcctgctcctgctcctcctcgcgctcagcgcctccttcagctgctccgcCGCTGCGCCGAGAGACGCCAAActccgcctgctgctgcaccgGAGCCCGCCGAGCTCCAAGCAG gaCCTGTCGCGCTCCTCCCTCGCCGAGCTGCTCCTGTCggacctgctgcaggtggagaacgaggcggtggaggaggacgggTTCGGGCCGGGCGACGGCCAGCCTGAGGACGTGCACGTGGACCTGGAGCgcgcggcgggcggcggccCGCTGCTCGCCCCCCGGGAGAGGAAGGCCGGCTGCAAGAACTTCTTCTGGAAGACCTTCACCTCCTGCTGA